One part of the Nematostella vectensis chromosome 8, jaNemVect1.1, whole genome shotgun sequence genome encodes these proteins:
- the LOC116603111 gene encoding barH-like 1 homeobox protein — MDSANTANFSIDALLGAQQQQLQKQQQLNHHVKQHPAHMATQLEPRVPAPRKMVNTIPMYEDADLDPDSYTENTSNTKSSPITKSSSSSSDKRDKLAKKRRKRTAFTSFQLKCLEDKFKFSKYLTIAERDMMARSLQLTNRQIKTWFQNRRTKWKRENVGEALQLNYEIQRTATLRCSPPWLQVCPYPPVFGVDPSWTSSPYLLQNPPRFPCSHAT; from the exons ATGGACTCGGCCAACACCGCGAACTTCTCCATCGACGCGTTACTAGGTgctcaacaacaacaactacaaaagCAGCAACAACTAAACCACCACGTTAAACAACACCCAGCCCACATGGCGACACAACTGGAGCCGAGAGTACCTGCACCCCGCAAGATGGTCAACACAATTCCTATGTATGAAGACGCAGATCTAGATCCAG ATTCATATACAGAGAATACAAGTAACACCAAGTCGTCCCCTATCACAAAATCCTCCTCGTCATCATCGGATAAACGCGACAAGCTTGCCAAAAAGCGCCGAAAACGCACAGCATTCACAAGCTTCCAGCTCAAGTGCCTAGAAGACAAGTTCAAATTCAGTAAATACCTAACGATAGCCGAGAGAGACATGATGGCACGCTCACTACAGCTCACGAACAGACAAATCAAAACGTGGTTCCAAAACCGACGAACCAAATGGAAGAGGGAAAACGTCGGTGAGGCGCTGCAGCTTAACTACGAGATTCAAAGAACGGCGACGTTGCGGTGTAGTCCGCCCTGGCTACAAGTTTGTCCGTATCCTCCCGTGTTTGGTGTCGATCCATCTTGGACGTCGTCCCCTTATTTGTTGCAGAATCCCCCTCGATTCCCATGTTCGCACGCTACGTAA